One segment of Setaria viridis chromosome 4, Setaria_viridis_v4.0, whole genome shotgun sequence DNA contains the following:
- the LOC117854228 gene encoding transcription factor bHLH144, translating to MQGDPGYGYGGYGYGYGYGYGAGAGGYDYDVAGYGGGGAYYTANDRYPAAPAAYGNPLSGRRQHDFPAPLTGLEFQPSDTCPKNYVIFDQTYDRSRVMFHPSLANKIGSSGGGYDYDHCCYGYDQNYAGKSAYYGCGDDGGAASIRQKEDTDEIDALMSTEDGEDEDDVLSTGRTPGCRAGGSPDSTCSSGYGASGSGRKHETGGGGGEKKKERMKKMVRTLKGIIPGGDRMDTPAVLDEAVRYLKSLKVEVKKLGARGSSS from the coding sequence ATGCAGGGAGACCCCGGATACGGGTACGGTGGCTACGGGTACGGGTACGGCTATGGctacggcgccggcgccggtggctaTGACTACGACGTGGCCGGCTACGGTGGTGGAGGCGCGTACTACACGGCCAACGACCGGtaccccgccgcgccggctgcCTATGGGAACCCGCTGTCCGGTCGGAGGCAGCACGACTTCCCGGCGCCACTCACGGGCCTGGAGTTCCAGCCGTCGGACACCTGCCCCAAGAACTATGTCATCTTCGACCAGACGTACGACCGGAGCCGGGTCATGTTCCACCCCTCCTTGGCCAACAAGATCGGCTCGTCCGGTGGCGGGTACGACTACGACCACTGCTGCTACGGCTACGATCAGAACTACGCCGGCAAGAGCGCCTACTACGGCTGCGGAGATGACGGCGGCGCTGCCTCAATTCGGCAGAAAGAGGACacggacgagatcgacgcgctGATGAGCACGGAGGACggtgaggacgaggacgacgtgCTGAGCACTGGCCGCACGCCTGGGTGCCGCGCCGGGGGATCCCCAGACTCCACGTGCTCGTCCGGGTACGGGGCTAGCGGCAGCGGGCGGAAGCACGAgaccggtggcggaggcggcgagaagaagaaggagcggatgaagaagatggtgcGGACGCTCAAGGGGATCATCCCCGGCGGCGACCGGATGGACACGCCGGCCGTCCTCGACGAGGCCGTGAGGTACCTCAAGTCGCTCAAGGTGGAGGTCAAGAAGCTCGGCGCGCGCGGGTCAAGCAGTTAG